One Vulpes lagopus strain Blue_001 chromosome 17, ASM1834538v1, whole genome shotgun sequence DNA segment encodes these proteins:
- the B3GALNT1 gene encoding UDP-GalNAc:beta-1,3-N-acetylgalactosaminyltransferase 1 gives MALSLLTTLPSRMSLRSLKWSLLLLSLLSFLVMWYLSLPHYNVIERVNWMYFYEYEPIYRQDFRFTLREHSNCSHQNPFLVILVTSHPSDVKARQAIRVTWGEKKSWWGYEVLTFFLLGQQAEKEDKMLALSLEDEHLLYGDIIRQDFLDTYNNLTLKTIMAFRWVTEFCPNAKYIMKTDTDVFINTGNLVKYLLNVNHSEKFFTGYPLIDNYSYRGFYQKAHISYQEYPFKVFPPYCSGLGYIMSRDLVPRIYEMMSHVKPIKFEDVYVGICLNLLKVDIHIPEDTNLFFLYRIHLDVCQLRRVIAAHGFSSKEIITFWQVMLRNTTCHY, from the coding sequence ATGGCCCTCTCTCTCTTGACCACCCTTCCGAGTAGGATGTCACTGAGATCCCTCAAATGGAGCCTCCTCCTGCTGTCACTCCTGAGTTTCCTTGTGATGTGGTACCTCAGCCTGCCCCACTACAATGTAATAGAACGTGTAAACTGGATGTACTTCTATGAGTATGAGCCAATTTACAGACAAGACTTTCGCTTCACACTTCGAGAGCATTCAAACTGCTCTCATCAGAACCCATTTCTTGTCATCCTGGTGACCTCACACCCTTCAGATGTGAAAGCCAGACAGGCCATTAGAGTTACTTGGGGTGAAAAAAAGTCTTGGTGGGGATATGAagttcttacatttttcttactAGGCCAACAGGctgaaaaggaagacaaaatgtTAGCATTGTCCTTAGAGGATGAACACCTTCTTTATGGTGACATAATACGACAGGATTTTTTAGACACATATAATAATCTGACCTTGAAAACAATTATGGCATTCAGGTGGGTAACTGAGTTTTGCCCCAATGCCAAGTACATCATGAAGACAGACACTGATGTTTTCATCAATACTGGCAATTTAGTGAAGTATCTTTTAAATGTAAACCACTCAGAGAAGTTTTTCACAGGTTATCCTTTGATTGATAACTATTCCTATAGAGGATTTTATCAAAAAGCCCATATTTCATACCAGGAGTATCCCTTCAAGGTGTTTCCTCCATACTGCAGTGGGTTGGGTTATATAATGTCCAGAGATTTGGTGCCAAGAATCTATGAAATGATGAGTCATGTAAAACCCATCAAGTTTGAAGATGTTTATGTTGGGATCTGTTTGAACTTATTAAAAGTAGACATCCATATTCCAGAAGACACCaaccttttctttttgtatagGATCCATTTGGATGTCTGTCAACTCAGACGTGTGATTGCAGCTCATGGCTTTTCTTCGAAGGAAATTATCACATTTTGGCAGGTTATGCTAAGGAATACCACATGCCATTATTAA